One segment of Rhinoraja longicauda isolate Sanriku21f unplaced genomic scaffold, sRhiLon1.1 Scf000270, whole genome shotgun sequence DNA contains the following:
- the LOC144590721 gene encoding uncharacterized protein LOC144590721 — MSEILQLATLGRPFQLGMLYDCRSDTLIPGVTLWDLQTLQSNLDGHDKPSTEFHIIASDSMERKAAALNVSGSLKVSLLGGLVEVKGSAKYLSDTKESKQQARVTLQYKTTTRFEQLTMNHLGRQNITYPGVFDEGSATHVIIAVLYGAQAFFVFDQMASSAENTQDIQGNMEAMIKHLPQIAIQLEATVKMTKEQKSHSEKFSCTFYGDFSLKNNPTTFKDAINIYRTLPTLLGPGGEHSVPITVWLYPLNKLDSKAAQLVREISVGLVNRCQSVLEQLSEAVMRCNDLMKESVAVQFPEIRNRILHFREMCLEYTLVFQGNLARVLPSIRSGRVEEGLLVNILKNREQSPFKHQALTTWLDDKEREMKVVRRYLSGFKDVPIVKSMGELDDKLMDLATDYVVCFTFTTLHREDFYLSEAKNHLQSLTAQNMQVPNPADRACATGHSEHWFNSRSVSQKMNELFRSFLDFATANSADEKVKFLVSSVQNDSKVGASIYLYERGFLENQCFEPPSQLEIPTVSGTTHDSVTLQLQPPRCGAGKVVGYKVEYQVSQQEEWTILDTPDQCHSFTIPGLQPHQEYHIRYRAVTKVGVSKASESYKSFTRPASPPGNPVFQDCSPNPTLHWDRPSQIGADVNIIRYSIEYREEPLANFNKKGGSWEEVKTTDTQCSYRLEGLKPTTVYRVRVSAECRKTGSSAASEEVSIKIETTSVRIAQKLLNDTQLISKGNPSIYKLKLQKEVADKSKQLMKCSVGKPTTKHTMKTIMVLGATGSGKTSLINGMINYILGVEWGDNFRYKLIREETGKSQAESQTSSITAYQLHHQVGFNIDYSLTIIDTPGFGDTRGISRDQQITEQIREFFTSPQGVDQIDAVCFVTQASLPRLTHTQKYVFDSILSIFGKDIAENIQILVTFADGQLPPVLDALKLADIPCLKDKTGLPVHFKFNNSAIFAQRGENDDNFDAMFWKMGANSMKTFFIALNTMETRSLSLTREVLKERKQLEVAVVGLQIQIRIGLAKLEELRKTQQALNQHQTEQDANKDFEYVIDVTIPVKIDISRTGTYITNCQKCFFTCHYPCAIPNDNRKRCCSIMDRKGNCTVCPDKCIWKVHFNQKYKFDYVTKKEKKAYSVLKEKYEKAYGAKMSQQNIMETLKHEFDEVENTVLALIEQLSGSIRRLEEIALRPNPLSTPVYIDLMIQSEKEEAKPGFMERIERLSEVKDRAELIQKVANNEGGPMVGKSAGKKPEVIFSNVKHWFTPNVEDKHANCSQ; from the exons ATGAGTGAGATCTTGCAACTGGCCACTCTGGGCCGTCCTTTCCAATTGGGAATGCTGTACGACTGCCGATCGGACACTCTGATCCCAG GTGTCACCTTGTGGGACTTACAGACACTGCAGAGCAACCTTGATGGTCATGATAAGCCCAGCACCGAGTTTCACATCATTGCATCAGACTCCATGGAGAGGAAAGCCGCTGCCCTCAATgtgtcagggtcactgaaggTGAGTCTCCTGGGTGGGTTAGTGGAGGTGAAAGGGTCGGCAAAATATCTCAGTGACACAAAGGAATCTAAGCAACAAGCACGAGTTACCCTTCAGTACAAAACAACAACCAGGTTTGAGCAACTGACGATGAATCACTTAGGGAGACAGAATATTACCTACCCGGGTGTGTTTGATGAGGGCTCAGCCACCCATGTCATTATAGCAGTGCTCTATGGGGCCCAGGCCTTCTTTGTGTTTGACCAAATGGCTTCATCAGCAGAGAACACACAGGATATTCAGGGTAACATGGAGGCAATGATTAAACATCTCCCTCAGATTGCGATTCAGCTCGAAGCCACCGTAAAAATGACAAAAGAACAAAAGTCTCATTCTGAGAAATTTAGCTGCACCTTTTATGGGGATTTCTCACTGAAGAACAATCCCACCACCTTCAAAGATGCCATCAATATCTACAGAACACTCCCAACCCTCCTCGGCCCAGGTGGAGAGCATTCAGTGCCCATCACTGTCTGGCTCTATCCTCTCAATAAACTCGACTCAAAAGCTGCCCAGCTGGTGAGGGAGATCAGCGTGGGACTGGTCAATCGCTGTCAGAGTGTCCTGGAACAGCTCAGTGAGGCCGTGATGAGGTGCAATGACTTGATGAAAGAAAGTGTCGCCGTTCAGTTTCCTGAGATCAGGAATAGGATACTGCACTTTCGAGAAATGTGTCTGGAGTACACACTAGTTTTCCAGGGGAATTTGGCGAGGGTTCTGCCATCCATTCGGAGCGGCAGGGTGGAGGAAGGATTACTGGTGAATATACTGAAGAACAGGGAACAGTCACCATTCAAACACCAGGCACTGACCACGTGGCTGGATGACAAGGAACGGGAGATGAAGGTAGTGAGACGTTACCTCAGCGGATTTAAAGATGTACCAATTGTGAAATCAATGGGCGAGTTGGATGACAAGTTGATGGATCTAGCAacagattatgttgtctgcttcacATTTACAACATTACATCGGGAGGACTTCTACCTGTCAGAGGCAAAaaaccacctccaatctctcacaGCTCAGAACATGCAGGTACCCAATCCTGCTGACAGAGCCTGTGCAACAGGACACAGCGAGCACTGGTTTAATTCACGGTCTGTCTCGCAGAAAATGAACGAGCTATTCCGATCATTCCTGGATTTTGCCACAGCCAATAGTGCAGATGAGAAAGTAAAATTCCTTGTTAGTTCTGTGCAGAATGACAGCAAAGTGGGAGCATCCATTTACCTGTATGAGAGAGGGTTTCTGGAGAACCAGTGCTTTGAACCCCCGTCACAGCTAGAGATACCGACGGTTAGTGGAACAACTCATGACAGTGTGACGCTGCAGTTACAGCCACCAAGATGTGGTGCCGGTAAGGTTGTGGGCTACAAGGTAGAATACCAAGTTAGCCAGCAGGAGGAATGGACAATTCTGGACACACCTGATCAATGCCACTCCTTCACAATACCTGGGTTACAGCCACACCAGGAGTATCACATTCGATACAGAGCAGTGACCAAGGTAGGGGTCAGCAAGGCTAGTGAGAGCTACAAGAGCTTCACCCGGCCGGCAAGCCCACCTGGTAATCCGGTCTTCCAGGATTGTTCACCCAATCCAACACTGCACTGGGACAGACCAAGTCAGATTGGAGCTGATGTTAATATAATTCGATACAGCATTGAATATAGAGAAGAACCGTTAGCTAATTTCAACAAGAAAGGTGGATCATGGGAGGAAGTTAAGacaacagacacacaatgctcctATCGTTTAGAGGGACTGAAACCCACGACTGTCTACCGAGTCCGGGTGTCTGCTGAGTGCAGAAAAACAGGATCTAGTGCAGCAAGTGAGGAGGTTTCAATAAAAATAGAAACCACATCAGTCAGAATAGCCCAGAAACTTCTCAACGACACTCAATTAATATCCAAAGGAAACCCTTCCATTTACAAGCTCAAACTACAGAAGGAGGTAGCTGATAAATCCAAACAGCTTATGAAATGCTCCGTTGGAAAACCCACCACAAAACACACAATGAAGACAATTATGGTTCTGGGAGCAACTGGGTCAGGAAAGACATCCCTCATCAATGGGATGATCAATTACATCTTGGGCGTGGAATGGGGAGACAACTTCAGATACAAGTTAATACGGGAAGAGACAGGAAAAtcccaggctgagagtcagacaTCCTCCATCACTGCCTACCAGCTCCATCATCAGGTAGGATTTAACATCGATTACTCTCTGACCATCATTGACACGCCAGGATTCGGAGACACCAGGGGCATCAGCCGGGATCAACAGATCACTGAGCAAATCCGTGAGTTCTTCACTTCCCCACAGGGTGTTGATCAGATCGACGCCGTGTGCTTTGTTACTCAAGCCTCCCTGCCTCGCCTGACTCACACACAGAAATATGTCTTTGATTCAATTCTTTCTATTTTTGGCAAAGATATTGCAGAGAACATTCAGATCCTGGTGACGTTTGCAGACGGACAGCTTCCCCCCGTTCTGGATGCCCTGAAATTAGCTGATATACCGTGTCTCAAAGACAAAACGGGTCTGCCAGTACACTTCAAGTTTAACAATTCAGCCATTTTTGCCCAGC GGGGAGAGAACGATGATAACTTTGATGCAATGTTTTGGAAGATGGGAGCAAACAGTATGAAGACATTCTTCATAGCTCTGAACACAATGGAAACCAGAAGTTTGAGTTTAACGAGAGAGGTTCTGAAGGAACGTAAGCAGTTAGAAGTTGCAGTGGTGGGTTTGCAGATTCAGATCCGAATTGGTCTCGCcaaactggaagaactcaggaaAACGCAACAAGCTCTGAACCAACACCAGACCGAGCAGGATGCAAATAAAGATTTTGAATATGTGATTGATGTTACAATTCCAGTAAAGATAGATATCAGCAGGACTGGTACTTATATAACCAACTGTCAGAAATGTTTCTTTACCTGCCATTATCCCTGCGCCATTCCTAACGACAATCGTAAACGTTGTTGTTCTATAATGGACCGAAAAGGGAACTGTACGGTCTGCCCGGACAAGTGCATCTGGAAAGTTCACTTCAACCAAAAGTACAAGTTTGATTATGTTacgaaaaaggagaagaaggcaTACAGTGTGCTGAAAGAAAAGTACGAGAAGGCCTATGGTGCGAAGATGTCCCAGCAGAATATTATGGAAACACTTAAGCATGAGTTTGATGAGGTTGAGAACACAGTTCTGGCGCTGATTGAACAATTATCGGGCAGCATTAGACGTCTTGAAGAAATAGCTCTGAGGCCAAACCCATTATCCACCCCAGTTTACATTGACCTCATGATTCAGTCTGAGAAAGAAGAGGCGAAGCCTGGGTTCATGGAGCGAATTGAGAGACTGAGTGAAGTAAAGGATCGGGCAGAGTTAATACAAAAGGTAGCAAATAATGAGGGAGGTCCAATGGTTGGGAAAAGTGCTGGAAAAAAGCCAGAAGTAATATTTTCTAATGTGAAACATTGGTTCACTCCCAATGTAGAAGATAAACATGCCAACTGTTCCCAATAG